The Micromonospora sp. M71_S20 genome has a window encoding:
- a CDS encoding ADP-ribosylglycohydrolase family protein, whose protein sequence is MTKVTAEQLATARGCVLGLMLGDAIGATGGTVPASGPLPATAAGQLACFTVDGLIRAHVRQRHRGICHPPSMVWESYRSWATIQGVPGFTAGGEGHRPGGWLAKVPVLAERRGSAPATVAALQRRKIGTIDEPNGTSTGAHALTRTLPVSLYPCDPAEMAALTHAGDAVAAAGLGGAVVRLLAAGRPLIEALESVAADPAGFAEASQRSLVPALAAAQSGAPSTGELTRLAPDARAVSALAGGIYAVACLPGRETVREALLFAASAGDGGHAVTVAGALLGTAHGPDALPVDWLSRLELAWTADTLARDLVTELHDSPSGGEYFPPTDPHWRTRYPG, encoded by the coding sequence GTGACCAAGGTGACGGCGGAGCAGCTCGCGACCGCTCGGGGCTGTGTGCTCGGGCTGATGCTCGGTGACGCGATCGGCGCGACGGGCGGCACGGTGCCGGCGTCCGGGCCGTTGCCCGCGACCGCCGCCGGGCAGCTCGCCTGCTTCACCGTCGACGGCCTGATCCGCGCCCACGTCCGGCAGCGGCACCGGGGCATCTGTCACCCGCCGAGCATGGTGTGGGAGTCGTACCGGAGTTGGGCAACGATCCAGGGCGTCCCCGGCTTCACGGCCGGCGGCGAGGGCCACCGGCCGGGAGGCTGGCTGGCGAAGGTGCCGGTGCTGGCGGAGCGGCGCGGATCGGCGCCGGCGACCGTGGCGGCACTCCAGCGGCGCAAGATCGGCACGATCGACGAGCCCAACGGCACGAGCACCGGGGCGCACGCGCTCACCCGCACCCTGCCGGTCAGCCTCTACCCGTGCGACCCGGCGGAGATGGCCGCCCTTACGCACGCCGGTGACGCTGTGGCCGCCGCCGGGCTGGGTGGTGCGGTGGTCCGTCTCCTCGCCGCAGGACGTCCGCTCATCGAGGCCCTGGAGAGCGTGGCGGCGGACCCGGCAGGCTTCGCCGAGGCGTCGCAGCGGTCCCTGGTTCCGGCCCTGGCCGCCGCCCAGTCGGGTGCGCCGTCGACGGGCGAGCTGACCCGGCTCGCTCCCGATGCCAGGGCGGTTTCCGCGCTGGCGGGTGGCATCTACGCCGTCGCCTGCCTCCCGGGGCGGGAAACGGTACGCGAGGCGCTCCTCTTCGCCGCCTCGGCCGGCGACGGCGGCCACGCCGTGACGGTGGCCGGCGCCCTACTGGGCACGGCACACGGGCCGGACGCGCTCCCGGTGGACTGGCTGTCCCGGCTGGAGTTGGCGTGGACGGCCGACACGCTGGCCCGCGACCTCGTCACCGAGCTGCACGACAGCCCTTCGGGAGGCGAGTACTTCCCCCCGACCGATCCTCACTGGAGGACCCGCTACCCCGGCTGA
- a CDS encoding ABC transporter permease gives MSAFTGTGRLARLVLRRDRVRLAIWVLGTPLLGYALAGSVKEFYPDEASRVGYASTSASSLVARAFNGPIAGTDLGAVVVAETYVTLALLAALLSTFAVVRHTRQNEETGRAELLGASVVGRYALLTAALLVVVAANVAATALLAAALAGAGLPLAGSVAAAAAVGGVGVAFTGVAAVTAQLSVTSRCANALAAAAVGIAFLLRAAGDVLGEQTDGGLRVDSAWPSWLSPLGWGNQVRAFGGERWWVLALPVALLVAGVVVAYALAERRDIGAGLVAPRRGPATAAPGLLSPAGLAWRLQRGTLLGWAVGVAVLGFSMGIAGDEFNAMIEENPAAAEAISAMGGGARLIDAYLAAMLGLFALTIGAYVVQALLRTRGDETDGPLEAVLATAVGRTRWLTTQVVAATLGALALVLLGGLTTGLGYGLVAGDPLGRAVELGGAALVRLPALLVVAGVVTALFGLLPRWSVALSWAAMIAFLLLGQLGAVLDLPQAALNLSPYTHVPSAPAVDPAALPLVVLTGVGAALLVVGTAGFRRRDVPS, from the coding sequence GTGAGCGCGTTCACCGGCACCGGGCGGCTCGCCCGCCTCGTGCTGCGCCGCGACCGGGTCCGGCTGGCGATCTGGGTGCTCGGCACGCCCCTGCTCGGCTACGCCCTCGCCGGCAGCGTCAAGGAGTTCTACCCGGACGAGGCGTCCCGGGTCGGTTACGCCAGCACGTCGGCGTCCAGCCTCGTCGCCCGCGCGTTCAACGGGCCGATCGCCGGCACCGACCTCGGCGCGGTGGTGGTCGCCGAGACGTACGTGACGCTCGCCCTGCTCGCCGCGCTGCTGAGCACCTTCGCGGTGGTCCGGCACACCCGGCAGAACGAGGAGACCGGCCGGGCGGAGCTGCTCGGCGCCTCCGTCGTCGGCCGGTACGCGCTGCTCACCGCCGCCCTGCTGGTGGTCGTCGCGGCGAACGTGGCCGCCACCGCCCTGCTCGCCGCCGCCCTGGCCGGCGCCGGACTGCCGCTCGCCGGGTCCGTCGCCGCGGCCGCCGCGGTCGGTGGCGTCGGGGTGGCGTTCACCGGCGTCGCCGCCGTCACCGCCCAACTGTCGGTCACCTCCCGGTGCGCCAACGCGCTCGCCGCCGCCGCCGTCGGCATCGCCTTCCTGCTCCGCGCGGCCGGAGACGTGCTGGGCGAGCAGACCGACGGCGGGCTGCGGGTGGACAGCGCCTGGCCGTCCTGGCTCTCGCCGCTCGGCTGGGGCAACCAGGTGCGCGCCTTCGGCGGCGAACGCTGGTGGGTGCTGGCGCTGCCCGTCGCGCTGCTGGTCGCCGGGGTGGTGGTGGCCTACGCCCTCGCCGAGCGGCGGGACATCGGCGCCGGGCTCGTCGCGCCCCGGCGCGGACCGGCCACGGCCGCACCCGGGCTGCTCAGCCCCGCCGGACTGGCCTGGCGGTTGCAGCGCGGCACGCTGCTCGGCTGGGCGGTCGGGGTGGCGGTGCTCGGGTTCTCGATGGGCATCGCCGGCGACGAGTTCAACGCCATGATCGAGGAGAACCCGGCCGCCGCCGAGGCGATCAGCGCCATGGGCGGCGGCGCGCGGCTGATCGACGCGTACCTGGCGGCGATGCTGGGGCTGTTCGCGCTGACCATCGGGGCGTACGTCGTGCAGGCGCTGCTGCGCACGCGCGGCGACGAGACCGACGGGCCGCTGGAGGCGGTGCTGGCCACGGCGGTCGGCCGCACCCGCTGGCTGACCACGCAGGTGGTCGCGGCGACGCTCGGCGCGCTCGCCCTGGTGCTGCTGGGCGGGCTCACCACCGGCCTCGGCTACGGCCTCGTCGCCGGCGACCCCCTCGGCCGGGCCGTCGAGCTGGGCGGGGCGGCGCTGGTACGGCTGCCGGCCCTGCTGGTGGTCGCCGGGGTGGTGACGGCGCTGTTCGGTCTGCTGCCCCGCTGGTCGGTGGCGCTGTCCTGGGCGGCGATGATCGCGTTCCTGCTGCTCGGGCAGCTGGGCGCGGTGCTCGACCTGCCGCAGGCGGCGCTGAACCTGTCGCCGTACACCCACGTGCCGTCGGCCCCGGCGGTCGACCCGGCGGCGCTGCCGCTCGTCGTGCTGACGGGGGTGGGAGCCGCGCTCCTGGTGGTCGGGACGGCCGGCTTCCGCCGCCGCGACGTCCCGAGCTGA
- a CDS encoding ABC transporter ATP-binding protein: MPVISIDDLVKTFGSVRALDGLDLKVGAGEVHGFLGPNGSGKSTTIRILLGLLRRDAGDVRVFDADPWRDAVALHRRLAYVPGDVNLWPNLSGGEAIDLFGQLRGGLDRRRRDDLLERFDLDPTRKCRTYSKGNRQKVAIVAAFASDVELYVLDEPTSGLDPLMEAVFQDEVRQLKRDGATVLLSSHVLAEVEALCDRVSIIREGRTVESGTLTELRHLTRTAVTVETARPATGLDALPGVHEVREVDGRTHLEVEPAHLDELLGHLVRFGVRALTSAPPTLEELFLRHYGDERAAVAGPSAPVAGPTDGRSPGAERPAGAR, encoded by the coding sequence ATGCCCGTCATCTCCATCGACGACCTGGTCAAGACGTTCGGCAGCGTCCGCGCGCTCGACGGGCTCGACCTGAAGGTCGGGGCGGGGGAGGTGCACGGCTTCCTCGGCCCCAACGGCTCCGGCAAGTCCACCACCATCCGCATCCTGCTCGGCCTGCTGCGCCGCGACGCGGGCGACGTACGGGTCTTCGACGCCGACCCGTGGCGCGACGCGGTGGCCCTGCACCGCCGCCTGGCGTACGTGCCCGGCGACGTGAACCTGTGGCCGAACCTCTCCGGCGGCGAGGCGATCGACCTGTTCGGCCAGCTGCGCGGCGGCCTCGACCGGCGCCGCCGCGACGACCTGCTGGAGCGCTTCGACCTCGACCCGACGCGCAAGTGCCGCACCTATTCGAAGGGCAACCGGCAGAAGGTCGCCATCGTCGCGGCCTTCGCCTCGGACGTCGAGCTCTACGTGCTCGACGAGCCGACCTCGGGGCTCGACCCGCTGATGGAGGCCGTGTTCCAGGACGAGGTCCGCCAGCTCAAGCGCGACGGCGCCACCGTCCTGCTCTCCAGCCACGTGCTGGCCGAGGTCGAGGCGCTCTGCGACCGGGTCAGCATCATCCGCGAGGGCCGCACGGTCGAGTCCGGCACCCTGACCGAGCTGCGCCACCTCACCCGTACGGCCGTGACGGTCGAGACGGCGCGGCCGGCGACCGGCCTGGACGCCCTGCCCGGCGTCCACGAGGTGCGCGAGGTCGACGGGCGCACCCACCTGGAGGTCGAGCCCGCCCACCTCGACGAGCTGCTCGGGCACCTCGTGCGCTTCGGTGTCCGCGCGCTGACCAGCGCCCCGCCCACCCTGGAGGAGCTGTTCCTGCGCCACTACGGCGACGAACGCGCCGCCGTTGCCGGGCCCTCCGCGCCGGTGGCGGGTCCCACCGACGGCCGCAGCCCGGGCGCCGAGCGGCCGGCGGGTGCCCGGTGA
- a CDS encoding TetR family transcriptional regulator — protein MTVEAPDDTRTRILRAALDLFAEHGYQRTSLRQIAERLRLTKAAILYHFPAKEHLLAALVEPLVADLEALLDAAEAGPAERARWTVLEGWVDTILGHRRPLGMLFHDIALVGRGDTYHRLMRIAMRANDLIAGVDAGRRERVRAVQAVAACSDPVVFFTDIPVEVLRADMLDGARRLLGDPGEPRPDGDAGAAAVRRRPGRPRAMSPEQVEKARRMHAGGGHSADEIAAALGVSRATLYRHLDPAGAE, from the coding sequence ATGACCGTCGAGGCGCCCGACGACACGCGTACCCGGATCCTGCGCGCCGCGCTCGACCTGTTCGCCGAGCACGGCTACCAGCGCACCTCGCTGCGCCAGATCGCCGAACGGCTGCGGCTGACCAAGGCCGCCATCCTCTACCACTTCCCCGCCAAGGAGCACCTGCTCGCGGCCCTGGTCGAGCCGCTGGTCGCCGACCTGGAGGCGCTGCTCGACGCGGCCGAGGCAGGGCCGGCCGAGCGGGCCCGCTGGACGGTGCTGGAGGGCTGGGTGGACACCATCCTGGGCCACCGCCGCCCGCTCGGCATGCTCTTCCACGACATCGCGCTCGTCGGGCGGGGCGACACCTACCACCGCCTGATGCGGATCGCGATGCGGGCCAACGACCTGATCGCCGGGGTGGACGCGGGGCGCCGGGAGCGGGTCCGGGCGGTGCAGGCTGTCGCCGCGTGCAGCGACCCGGTCGTCTTCTTCACCGACATTCCGGTCGAGGTGCTGCGGGCCGACATGCTCGACGGCGCACGCCGGCTGCTCGGCGACCCGGGCGAGCCCCGCCCGGACGGCGACGCGGGCGCGGCGGCGGTTCGGCGGCGGCCCGGGCGACCACGGGCGATGAGCCCGGAGCAGGTCGAGAAGGCCCGGCGGATGCACGCCGGGGGCGGACACTCGGCGGACGAGATCGCCGCCGCGCTCGGGGTCTCGCGGGCCACCCTCTACCGCCACCTCGACCCGGCCGGCGCGGAATAA
- a CDS encoding ABC transporter ATP-binding protein produces the protein MEPVPSGRDRGPRKVSAAEKAQARQVSLRRIGALFARHRAALATVTAIIVVSSVLAMASPFLLRAVIDRALPERDLALLVALVAGMVAVAAMTSVLGVAQTWISTRVGQQVMHRLRTDVFTHLQRQSLSFFTRTRTGEVQSRITNDIGGMQSVVTSTATSIAANLTTVVATAAAMVALSWRLSLVSLVVLPPAVWLTRRVAQLRREITAERQRELADLNVTVEEGLSVSGVHLAKTLGTGPALAARFAASSDRLVDLELRSELAGRWRMATMSVVFAAIPAVIYLSAGLPGAAGTLSIGTLVAFTALQGGLFRPLMGLLNVGVSVTASLALFARIFEYLDLPVEVDDPAEPVDVDPRRIRGELRLADVTFRYPGSDTAAVAGITLDVPAGTGLALVGETGSGKSTLAALVSRLHDPTSGRITVDGVDLRDLRLADLAAIVGVVSQETYLLHTTVRENLRYARPDATDAEIEAAARAAQIHDLIAGLPDGYDTVVGSRGHRFSGGEKQRLAIARTLLRDPRILILDEATSALDTETERAVQRAFDEVARGRTTITIAHRLSTVRDADRIAVLDHGRIVESGSHDGLLERAGRYATLAA, from the coding sequence TTGGAACCCGTCCCCTCCGGCCGCGACCGCGGCCCCCGCAAGGTCAGCGCCGCAGAGAAGGCACAGGCCCGCCAGGTGTCCCTGCGGCGCATCGGCGCCCTGTTCGCCAGGCACCGGGCCGCGCTCGCCACCGTCACCGCGATCATCGTGGTCTCCTCGGTGCTCGCCATGGCCTCGCCCTTCCTGCTGCGCGCCGTGATCGACCGGGCCCTGCCGGAGCGCGACCTGGCCCTGCTCGTCGCGCTGGTCGCCGGCATGGTCGCCGTCGCCGCCATGACCTCGGTGCTCGGCGTGGCGCAGACCTGGATCTCCACCCGGGTCGGCCAGCAGGTCATGCACCGGCTGCGCACCGACGTCTTCACCCACCTGCAACGGCAGTCACTGTCGTTCTTCACCCGCACCCGCACCGGCGAGGTGCAGTCCCGCATCACCAACGACATCGGCGGCATGCAGAGCGTCGTCACCTCGACCGCCACCTCGATCGCGGCCAACCTGACCACCGTGGTCGCCACGGCGGCGGCGATGGTCGCGCTCTCCTGGCGGCTCTCCCTGGTCTCCCTCGTCGTGCTGCCGCCGGCCGTCTGGCTGACCCGCCGGGTCGCCCAGCTGCGCCGCGAGATCACCGCCGAGCGCCAGCGCGAACTCGCCGACCTGAACGTCACCGTCGAGGAGGGGTTGTCGGTCAGCGGCGTGCACCTGGCCAAGACCCTCGGCACCGGCCCCGCCCTGGCCGCGCGCTTCGCCGCCTCGTCGGACCGCCTGGTCGACCTGGAACTGCGTTCCGAACTCGCCGGCCGCTGGCGGATGGCCACCATGAGCGTCGTCTTCGCCGCCATCCCGGCGGTCATCTACCTCAGCGCCGGCCTGCCCGGCGCCGCCGGCACGCTCAGCATCGGCACCCTGGTCGCCTTCACCGCGTTGCAGGGCGGGCTGTTCCGCCCCCTGATGGGCCTGCTCAACGTGGGCGTCTCGGTGACCGCCTCGCTGGCGCTGTTCGCCCGGATCTTCGAGTACCTGGACCTCCCGGTCGAGGTGGACGACCCCGCCGAGCCGGTCGACGTCGACCCGCGCCGGATCCGGGGCGAGCTGCGCCTGGCCGACGTCACCTTCCGCTATCCGGGCAGCGACACCGCCGCCGTCGCCGGGATCACCCTCGACGTGCCGGCCGGCACCGGCCTGGCCCTGGTCGGCGAGACCGGCTCCGGCAAGAGCACCCTGGCCGCGCTGGTCAGCCGGCTGCACGACCCGACGAGCGGCCGGATCACCGTCGACGGCGTCGACCTGCGCGACCTGCGCCTGGCCGACCTCGCCGCGATCGTCGGCGTGGTCAGCCAGGAGACGTACCTGCTGCACACCACCGTGCGGGAGAACCTGCGCTACGCCCGTCCGGACGCCACCGACGCCGAGATCGAGGCCGCCGCCCGGGCCGCCCAGATCCACGACCTGATCGCCGGGCTGCCCGACGGGTACGACACCGTCGTCGGCTCGCGGGGACACCGCTTCTCCGGCGGCGAGAAGCAGCGCCTCGCGATCGCCCGTACGCTGCTGCGCGACCCGCGCATCCTGATCCTCGACGAGGCCACGAGCGCACTGGACACCGAGACCGAGCGCGCCGTGCAGCGGGCGTTCGACGAGGTGGCCCGGGGTCGTACCACCATCACCATCGCGCACCGGCTCTCCACGGTGCGCGACGCGGACCGGATCGCCGTACTCGACCACGGCCGGATCGTCGAGTCCGGCAGCCACGACGGCCTGCTGGAGCGCGCCGGCCGCTACGCCACCCTCGCCGCCTGA
- a CDS encoding MarR family winged helix-turn-helix transcriptional regulator codes for MTADTDSTEDGLAEAFRAVTRRLRHRTGEALAPWDVTPGQSRALGVLLRHGALRLSALAEHLRIAPRSATEVVDDLEARGLVRRRPDPADRRATLVTPTEEGTRAGAAIHAARRAAAEELFGRLAPADRDQLARILRTLRD; via the coding sequence GTGACGGCAGACACCGACAGCACCGAGGACGGCCTGGCCGAGGCGTTCCGGGCGGTGACCCGGCGGCTGCGCCACCGCACCGGCGAGGCGCTCGCGCCCTGGGACGTGACCCCCGGCCAGTCCCGGGCCCTCGGCGTGCTGCTCCGGCACGGCGCGTTGCGGCTCAGCGCGCTCGCCGAGCACCTGCGCATCGCCCCGCGCTCCGCCACCGAGGTCGTGGACGACCTCGAGGCGCGCGGGCTCGTGCGGCGCCGGCCCGATCCGGCGGACCGACGCGCCACCCTGGTCACGCCGACCGAGGAGGGCACGCGCGCCGGCGCCGCCATCCACGCCGCCCGCCGGGCCGCCGCCGAGGAGCTGTTCGGCCGCCTCGCACCCGCCGACCGGGACCAGCTCGCCCGCATCCTGCGTACGCTGCGCGACTGA
- a CDS encoding N-acetylglutaminylglutamine amidotransferase — translation MCGISGEARFDGSTPDADAVTRMTEAMRSRGPDGEGLFDDGWVTLGHRRLTVIDLTEAGSQPMVRDDLGLALVFNGCVYNYPQLRQELRDAGHTFHSTSDTEVILVAYAQWGEHFVDHLVGMFAVVLVDRRRRRLVLARDRLGIKPLYLAESPGRLRFASTLPALLAAGDVDTTIDPVALHHYLSWHSIVPAPRTVLRGIRKLPPATVRVVEADGRSRQHVYWRPDYARDPAHAGMDAGDWRAAVGEALREAVRRRLVADVPVGVLLSGGLDSSMIVALLAEAGQQHLRTFSIGFDSRDGEAGDEFHYSDLVARAFGTDHHRIRLADDDLVPAVRRTVHAMTEPMGSHDVVAFHLLSEQVARQVKVAQSGQGADEVFAGYGYHQPLARAPRDGAAAAFADAFFDRDHAELSRVVDPAYACDRDASRELLAAELAAPGAETALDAVLRLDTHLMLPDDPVKRVDSMSMAWGLEVRTPFLDQDLVTLAAACPPEHKVADGGKGVLKEVARQVLPAEVVDRPKGYFPVPALRNVDGPLRQLVTEALAAPAARERGLFRREYVDELLAEPDRAQAAAGSNKLWQLGLLELWLQSHDIR, via the coding sequence ATGTGCGGCATCAGCGGCGAGGCGAGGTTCGACGGATCGACGCCGGACGCCGACGCGGTGACCCGGATGACCGAGGCGATGCGGTCCCGGGGCCCCGACGGCGAGGGCCTCTTCGACGACGGCTGGGTGACCCTCGGGCACCGCCGGCTCACCGTCATCGACCTCACCGAGGCCGGCTCCCAGCCCATGGTCCGCGACGACCTGGGGCTGGCGCTGGTCTTCAACGGCTGCGTCTACAACTACCCCCAGCTGCGCCAGGAACTGCGGGACGCCGGGCACACGTTCCACTCCACCAGCGACACCGAGGTAATCCTGGTGGCGTACGCGCAGTGGGGCGAGCACTTCGTCGACCACCTGGTCGGCATGTTCGCCGTCGTGCTGGTGGACCGCCGGCGGCGCCGGCTGGTGCTGGCCCGCGACCGGCTCGGGATCAAGCCGCTCTACCTCGCCGAGTCACCCGGCCGGCTGCGGTTCGCCTCCACGCTGCCGGCGCTGCTGGCCGCCGGCGACGTGGACACCACGATCGACCCGGTGGCGCTGCACCACTACCTTTCCTGGCACTCCATCGTGCCGGCGCCCCGCACCGTCCTGCGCGGCATCCGCAAGCTCCCCCCGGCGACCGTGCGCGTCGTCGAGGCCGACGGGCGCAGCCGCCAGCACGTGTACTGGCGGCCCGACTACGCCCGGGACCCCGCCCACGCCGGCATGGACGCCGGGGACTGGCGGGCCGCCGTCGGGGAGGCGTTGCGTGAAGCCGTACGCCGGCGGCTCGTCGCCGACGTGCCCGTCGGCGTGCTGCTCTCCGGCGGCCTGGACTCCAGCATGATCGTGGCGCTGCTCGCCGAGGCCGGGCAGCAGCACCTGCGGACCTTCAGCATCGGCTTCGACAGCCGGGACGGCGAGGCCGGCGACGAGTTCCACTACTCCGACCTGGTCGCCCGCGCCTTCGGCACCGACCACCACCGCATCCGGCTCGCCGACGACGACCTGGTCCCGGCGGTACGCCGCACCGTCCACGCCATGACCGAGCCGATGGGCAGCCACGACGTGGTCGCCTTCCACCTGCTCTCGGAGCAGGTCGCCCGGCAGGTCAAGGTGGCCCAGTCCGGCCAGGGCGCCGACGAGGTCTTCGCCGGCTACGGCTACCACCAGCCCCTCGCGCGGGCGCCCCGCGACGGCGCGGCCGCGGCCTTCGCCGACGCGTTCTTCGACCGGGACCACGCCGAGCTGAGCCGGGTGGTCGACCCCGCGTACGCCTGCGACCGCGACGCCAGCCGCGAGCTGCTCGCGGCGGAGCTGGCCGCGCCGGGCGCGGAGACGGCGCTGGACGCGGTGCTGCGCCTGGACACGCACCTGATGCTCCCCGACGACCCGGTCAAGCGGGTGGACAGCATGAGCATGGCGTGGGGGCTGGAGGTGCGCACCCCGTTCCTGGACCAGGACCTGGTCACCCTGGCGGCGGCCTGCCCACCCGAGCACAAGGTGGCCGACGGCGGCAAGGGCGTGCTCAAGGAGGTGGCCCGCCAGGTGCTGCCCGCCGAGGTGGTCGACCGGCCGAAGGGCTACTTCCCGGTGCCGGCGCTGCGCAACGTCGACGGGCCGCTACGGCAACTCGTCACCGAGGCCCTCGCCGCGCCCGCCGCCCGCGAGCGCGGACTGTTCCGCCGCGAGTACGTCGACGAGCTGCTCGCCGAGCCGGACCGGGCGCAGGCCGCCGCCGGCAGCAACAAGCTGTGGCAGCTCGGCCTGCTGGAACTCTGGCTCCAGTCCCACGACATCCGCTGA